GCCGCCGACGCATTCAAAAACAACGCCCGCGTCCGCCGCGCCAGCACATCCTCAACCGTCCTCGCCTGCTCCTGACGAGCAGCCCAAATCACTTCGAATTTCCGATAAGGCAACTTCGGATGCAACAACTCATTCAACTCCGCTTCCGAATCACCCAGAGCACGCACTGCAGGAAGATCGGCTCCATAAACCCGCTCACTCTCCTCAACCGCGGCATCTGGCTCAGCCCAACCATGCAGCCGCAGAGTCGAGGTCGTCGAAGGAGCAGCAGCCAAACCCGCAACCTGAGCCGCATGATTCACCGTATCCTCGCCCATCCTCCGATACGTGGTCCACTTCCCTCCCGTCACGGTGACGAGCCCGCTCTCTGAAACGATCACGCGATGATCGCGCGAAAGCTTCGACGTAGATTCGTTCCCGTTCCGAACAAGAGGTCTCAGTCCAGACCACATACTCAACACATCGCTCGGCTGCACGGTCTGGCCGAGATAGCGATGGATGTGCTCAGAAAGAAACGTCGTCTCTCCCTCGGTCGCTCGCGGCTCGCTCGAACTCGCCGGAACTGCAACATCCGTCGTGCCGACGACGAGATGCTCATGCCACGGAATCGCAAACAGCACGCGCCCATCCGCGGTCTTCGGCACCATCATCGCATTGCCGCTGGGCAAAAATTTTCGCGGCAGCACAAAGTGCGTTCCCTGGCTGATCGACAACATATGACGACCAGTTGGAGCGTCCATCCGCAACATCTGCTCGGTAAACGCTCCAGTGGCATTGACGACAACCTTTGCCTGAACATCAAACTCCTGCGAGGACTCACAATCGCGAACACGAACACCGGTAATCTTCTCGCCGCTCTTCAGCAACCCGATGACCTGCGCGTAATTGAGCGCAACACCTCCCAGGTCTTCCAGCGTTCGCATCAGAGTAATCGCATAGCGAGCATCATCAAACTGTCCATCCTGATAGAGGATTCCGCCCTTCAGCTCCGCGGAAGTCACTGTCGGAAGCCGCTCCAGCGTCTCGCCACGCGAGAGCACCTGCGATGGCCCAAACGACAACTTGCCCGAAAGCCACTCATACATCTTCAGTCCGAAGCCGTAATAAGGCACGCCGAAGTAGCTATAGAGCGGGACAATGAACCCAAGCTTGTGGACGAGATGCGGAGCATTTCGCAACATGTAGCCGCGTTCTCGTAATGCGTCCAGCACAAGAGTGAAGTTCATCTGCTCTAAATAGCGGACACCACCATGAACCAACTTTGTGCTTCTGCTCGACGTTCCTTTGGCAAAGTCATCTCGCTCGAGAAGCAGCGTTCGGTAACCACGAGAAGCAGCCTCAACCGCAGTTCCCAGTCCAGACGCTCCACCACCTACGACAAGCACATCCCACTGCGCCGTCTGGTCAATCTCGCGCAATCGCTCCGAACGTCCTATGCTCATGAACTGTCCTCCATGCACAAACACAAAAGAGCCGCCCCTGATCTCGACGCGATCTCAGAACCCAGCCAAGGCGAATGACTGGTGATTCGAGGTCACGGATCAGGGGCGGCTCTCTCTTGGTCTATGCCGCTTTCAACTTGAACGTAGCAAGGGCTGAAGCCATTGTCAACAAGGTTCACAGAATCCAGAGGGCTGGATCGCTTAGCGAAACCGCATCGACACCCGCTTTTACCAGGTCATCGACCTGGCGTAGATCGCTCAACAATCCTCCCGCAATGACAAACAAACCTGGATGTGCCGCGCGGATGCGTTCGAGTACGAGCGGGGCAGCAATTGCAGGAAGCAGTTCGATAACATCGGGTTGAAAGTTGGCAAGAAAGCGTTGCCCCGCTTCCACTGCAGCCGAGTCGATAACAAAGGTGCGCAGAACGCTGATCAAACCGCGGGCGCGCGCGGCGCGCAGCGTTTCATGATGCGTTGAAATAATGCCTGCGGCGCCGCAGTGTGCAAGATACTCGACAGCAGATGCATCCCGTGAAAATCCTTGCAAAAGATCAGCATTGACCAGCGGAAGCTTGCCGCGCTCGCGCACGGAAGCAATCATGCCCGCGATGTTCATCGGATTACCGAAGAGCAGATAGATAATGCGCACAGGCGAATCGAGTGCGAGTGCAAGCATCTCCGCGCTGCGCACTGCCGCGATAATGCGTGACTCGTGCACGATCTCATCCCAGAGATGTTTGTCGTGCGGTATTGAACTCTTTTCAGCCTTGACGCGGATAGACATGCATCCGCAGTCTACCGCAGGTGTTGGAAATACCGCTCAAATCGCTTCGTAATCTCTGCAGGGTCGGCATCCAGGTCCAAGGGAATTGGCGCACCAACTCTGATCTTCAATTTTCCGCTGCGAAACCAGCGATGAGCTCGAAGCATTTCTCCGAGTCCTATCAGTTCAACGGGCACAACTGGAACTCGAGACTGCTGTGTCAATAGGCCACTGCCGGCACGGAATGGCTGTAATGTTCCATCATCACTCCGTACTCCTTCAGGAAAAATGAGCACGGAGTAGCCATGATCCATTGCACTACCAGCATGCGCAAAGCTGCGGCGAAAACCCGATGAGCGTGGCAAAGCAAAAACATTGAATAGCGCTCTCAGCAACCAGTAGCCAACCCGGGCAAGTAGGTTGAGCAAGGCATTGCCTTGATTTCTGCCGTGGTGCATATCTTCAAGCAGTTCTGCTGCCATTGCAATTGTCATTCTACGTCGTAACTTGCCTGGCAATGCGTACAAAACGAGCGCACCATCGTAAGCAGTGATGTGATTTGCGATGACAAGTACAGGCCCATCTGGTAACGCTGAAGCACATTCGACAGATGGTTTTGCAAGAAACCAAATAAGCGGACGCATCAGCGACTCGATAAACATGACCCGCACGAGCTGCACTGGCCACATCCAAGGCCACTTCGAATATGCGAAGTCTTTTGGGGCTCCTCTGAGATCAGCTTTCGCCGCCACATCCTTTGCCTGTTCAGGAGTTATCGCGCAGGCTGTCAAGTCGATTAAAGAGCGCAGATCGCCGAGTGTCTCAGCAGATGCGAGAGACGCATCATCAACCTCGCTACCTAGACGCTGCTCGATAATAGACTGCAACTGCACTCGCCCCAGGCTGTCGAGATGAAAATCTTCAGTGAGCCTTTGATGATCGCCAGCGACGGTCGCTGCCATGCCCGTCACCTCGGCAATAATCTGGCGCAGAGCGTCATCACTTGCCACAACATTGCCAGCTTCTTGTGCTACGAGCGCGGCGGTGGCCCACTTCGCTACCTGTCTTCGGAGTAACTTCCCCGTCGACGTAAACGGAAACGACAGGTCTGGCCAGCGAAGCACGTATCTGATTTGCTGATATGGCGCGAGACTGCGATTTGCTTGAGTAACTGCGTCGCGCATCGCATGATCGTCGCCAGAAAAGATAAGAACAGCTGCCGGTTCCGGGCTCCCGTGCAGGACGCAGGAGACTACCGCGCATCCTCGCATGCCTGGTTGTCTGTTCAAAGCAGCTTCAAGATCAGCCGGATAAATATTCATCCCGGAGCTGGTCACGATGACATCGCCTTTTCTTCCAAGAAAACGTAGCTCGCCAGACTTTTCCTGCGCACCAAGATCGCCGGTCGCGAGCCATTCGTTGGCGCGTGCCTGCATTGCTCCGTGCTGCCATGTGTATTGCGAAAGCATCTCCCCACGAACTAGGATCTGCCCATCGTCGCCGATGCGCACTTCGCGTCCTGGTAAAGCTTTCCCGATAGTGCCTCGCCCAATTTTGAATGGATGGTTCAACGTCACGAGCGCCGCGGTCTCAGTCATGCCATAGCCCTGAATCAGCGCAAATCCCAGTGTGTTCCAAAACGCTTCTAATTCATTGGACAAGGTGGCGCCGCCAGAGATGATTGCCCAAAACTTCCATCCGAAGGCTCGATGTACGTGGCGAAACTTCCACCATCGTTTGACTACTGGCAGTTCGTCCGATTGCATGAGGTCTTGATTCAGTGAATCGAACCGTACGACAAGATGCGTTCGAAGTAGTTCAATCACACGTGGCAAAGCAATTAAGGCGGAGATGCGCTCTTCGTGGATCAACTCAATCATGTGCGCTGGTTCAAGATGTGTTGAAAAATGCAGTTCGGCCCCAAGAGAAGCAGGAATCCACAATCCCATGAACTGTCCGAAAACATGGCTTAGCGGTAGTGTGTGAAGAAAGCGCAGAGGATGCACCCACCGTTCATACTTGCGATATCGAGCGATCTCGTCTTCGATGGGCTGAAGGCTAACAAGTACATTGCGGTGAGTATGGATGATGCCCTTCGGCTCTGACGTAGTTCCTGAAGTGAAGACAATTTGGAAAGGCGTGCTTTGATTGACCGTTTCACTGACTGCAAACTGTGGCTGTGATGGAAGCCGAGAAGTAAGCCCAGCAAAACATTCGCGCGGGACATCTGTGTCGAGCATCTCGATAAGGTTGCGGTCTCCTGCAATCAGCCTGGGGCTTGTGTCCGCTACAACTCGCCTGGCAAATTCACGAGAACCCGCTGCATCAAGAGGGACAGCAACAACGCCACGAAGAAGGCAGCCGAAAAACACACCAATCCATTCGGCCGAGTTCTCGCCCCACACGAGGACCCTATCGCCCGACTGCACTCCTCGCCGAATCAACTCCGCAGCAAAGCGGCCTGCGATCTCCGCAAGTTCACCATACGTTGTGCGATAGCTTCTGTTGCCATGATGAGCAACTACCGCCGTATCCGCAGCGTGCTGGCGAAACTCGTCTACGAGGCTTGCTAGATGAGGGCGCACGGCCCCATGATAGCTGTTTCGTCAGTTGTTTTCTGCGTATCGTTTTAAAGCGCGTATATCTGGCACAGTAATGTCGCGAACCTTCACGGAAATCAAGCCATCTGACTGTAACCGCGTGAGCGCACGCGATACTACATCTCGAACCGTACCTATGCGCGTGGCAATCTCATGATTGGAGAGATCTAGCTTGAATGTGATGTTGCCGCCCTTACAACTCATGCTCGCTTGTTGCGCTTCTGCGAGCAACAGTAACGCCAGCCGTTGTCCCACCTCGTGAAAGGACAGCACCTTCACCAATCGAGCATGTTTCCGTACGCGCTCAGCCATAAGCTTCAGTGCGCGCAGTGCAAATGCTGGATGCTCCAGGCAGAACTGCCGGATATCCCGCTTGTCGATGAAGAGTATCTTGGTGTCTACCTCCGCAATCGCTGAAGCAGGATACGGTTCACCGTCAAAGACGGGAACATCTCCAATAGTCGCGCCAGCTGAATCAACATGCATCACTTGTTCACGCCCATCTGCATTCTGTTGAAAAGCTCGCACCCGTCCGTTCGCGACAATAAATAATCCGCGCGCTTCCTCACCAGAAAAAAAGAGCATCTCTCCAGCCTTGAGATGGTGTTCTATTGCACGTTTAGCAATCCAAGAGAGTTCTTCCTCGCTTGAGCCATGAAAAAGCTTAGTACGTTGCAATACCTTGACCTTGTTTGCTCCGCCGTTCATCCATTTCCTCTACGACACAAGTCATAGCACATTCCTCCGCCCGAAGCATAGCGTGCGAATAGATTACATAGAGATTAGAGGTAAACATACAGCTTCAAGCGAACCCGAGATAACAGCAAACTTCACTCAAGCTACAGGCAGTGTAAAAGAAAAGACAGACCCCAGACCAAGTTGGCTTGTAACCTCTACTTTGCCTCCATGTGCTTCGATAATCGCTTTCACAATTGCTAGCCCCATACCAGTTCCCTGGACGCGATAACGTTGGCTTTGCCCTCTAAAAAATTTGTCGAAGATCAACGCCTTGTCGAGATCATCAATCCCAGCTCCACGGTCAGCGACACTAGTCATAACAAATGAGTCCTTCACCTCGGCTGTTATAAAAATAGGCTTCCCCGAATCGGAGTATTTCGCTGCATTCTCCAAAAGATGATGGAGCACTTTGCGTATCCAATTTATGTCCATGCTGACCGCAGGCAATTGTGGCGACAGGTTAATCTCGACGGGATGATCTTCCAGCAGAGTGCGGCATTCCGCGACAGCGTCCTGCACCACATCGCTGAGCTGGAGTGATTCGATGTGAAGTTGTACGTGCCGTGCATCCAGCTGGGCCATTTCGACAGCTTGGCTAATCAGGTGGTTTAAGCGCATACTCTCTTCTTCAATCACGACCAGCATTTCTTCGCGCAAGTTCGCATCCTGAACCATGCCCGATCGCAAACTCGTGATCGATGCTGTGATTGCTGTGAGCGGAGTACGCAATTCATGGGTTACAGAGTCCAGAAGCGCAGAACGTAATCTCTCACTTTCTTGCGTTGCTTCCGTTCGTGCAAGCCGCTCAGCTGTATTGCTTCTCTCCACAGCCAGTGCAATCAGGCTACCCAGTGCATCAATCGTTTCTCGGGAAGGAATATTGCCCGAAATCCCTATGGCCCCAATAGAGCGAACGCCAAGCGAAACCGGCGCAATGCAAACATTTCTGACTTCATCAGAGCGAGTCTCTTTTCTATCTGCGATATCGCGCAATTCCTCTTTCGAGATGGCCCCCGCATCCGAAGAAGATCGGTAAACTCTGTCTCTATCGCAAAGGTATATGCACACAGCCTCATTGCGAAAAGTGGCGCTGATTTGTCCAGGAGCTTTATTTAAAACATCGCTTACCTGATCGGCTGTCAGCAATTGCTGGCTGAAGTCGTAAAGCTGTTCAACCTCTCGTCTTCTCCGATCTGAGGTATTGGCTTCACGTCGTGCGCGCTCAGACAGATGACTGGCCAATACACCTGCGACCAGAAATGCTATTAATGCCACCCAGTTTTGGGAGTCCGCAATGGTCAACTGGCCGATCGGTGGGAGAAAAAAATAGTTGAATGCCACGGCCGCAAGCACCGACATATATACCGAATAACGGAGACCAAGCCGATTGGCGACAAACAGAATTCCTAGTAAAAATGTGAGAGCGACTGTCGTTGGATTGACGTGAGTGAGACGAAAGTAGACGATGACAATGCATCCCACCATCGCTGTTACAAATCCATAGCGGATTAGTTGCAATATCAACCGTCGATTCACAACGTCATTATAAGGACACTATGGTTCCTGAAGCAGATAATGCGCCTTTCAACCGCGAGACCCCGGAGCAATGGCTGGAAAAAATCGCGCCCGAAAAACGTAAGGGACTGTTCAAGATATTCCTGGGCTACGCTCCTGGTGTCGGCAAAACATATAGCATGCTCAGCGAAGCCATTCGGCGCCACGAGCGTGGAGAAGATGTTGTCATTGGAATCGTTGAAACACATGGCCGCATTCGCGTAGGCGAACTTGCCTCTCAGCTTGAGATAATACCAAGGCGCAAAGTGGAATTTCGAGGAACAATTTTCGAAGAGATGGACGTGGATGCCATCCTTACACGAAATCCTCAAGTCGTCTTGATCGACGAGCTTGCTCATACGAACGTCGAAGACGGCAAACGAAAGCGCTACGAGGATGTGCTGAAGATTCTGGACGCGAAGATCGACGTTCTCTCAACAGTAAATATTCAGCATATCGAGAGCGTCGCATCTACGGTTCAAAACCTGACCGGGATAACAGTCCGGGAGACGATCCCCGACTGGATTCTAGGCAAGGCCGATGAAGTCGTCATGGTGGATTTGACACCTGAGGCTCTGCAAACGCGGCTGCGGCGAGGGGATGTTTACCCTGTCGATCGGGCCGAACGGGCGCTGACCAATTTCTTCCGGCGAGGCAACCTGATTGCTTTGCGGGAGCTTGCTCTGCAACATGTTACGAGAGCTGTCGACCGCAGCCTGGACGAGTATGTTTCCAAAAAGAAACTCGGCACGCATTGGGCGGTTCACGAACGTGTAGTCGTATGCATCAGTTCCAGTCCTGCTGCACAACAACTCATCGCGCGCGGTGCACGCATGGCTGAAGCCACTGGTGGTGATCTGTTCGCGCTCCATGTCGATACAGGGCACACCCCTTCACCAGAAAAGGCCGCTTCTCTTGCAAGCAACCAGCGGTTTGCCAAAGAGCTTAAGGCTGAGACGATAGAGGTCAGGGGTAAAAGCATTCCACTAGCTATTGCTGAATTTGTGCGCGAGAAGCGAGCAACTCAAGTTATTCTCGGCCGCTCAGCGATTCATGGACTACAAAAATATCTCTACTATTGGGAGCTTCATCGTTTATTGGAAAATGCCCCTTTTGTCGATGTTCACATCATCACACAGGAGTAAAGAATGCCGGACCAAGTCGCACAGAAAATCCTTGTCGTCGATGACGAACCCCAGATCACGCGCGTGCTGCGTTCCTCGCTTGTATCCAATGGCTACGAGGTACAGACCGCCCAGGACGGCTTAGCTGCTTTGGAAAAAATTGCTGAATGGACGCCTGATATCGTAATTACAGATCTTGCCATGCCTCGCATGGATGGCGTCGAACTATGCTCTGAGATTCGTGCACATTCAAACGTGCCCATCATCGTGCTCTCTGTCAGAGAACAAGAGGCGGTCAAAGTACGAGCCCTCGATGCAGGCGCAGATGACTACATTACAAAGCCATTTGGAATTCAGGAACTATTGGCACGTGTGCGTGCACACGCCAGGCGACAAAAGCACGCTTCCATCGACCATCTTGATGCCCCACTGAGTGTTGGAGGATTCCTTATTGACAAAGGACGTCATCGCGTCGAGATTAATGGGCGCGAAATTAGGCTATCGCCCAAAGAGTTCGACCTGCTTTTGTACATGGCACAAAGACCAGGGCGGGTACTGACACATCGAATGTTATTGACTGCAATCTGGGGACCTTATGCCACAGAGCAGCCGGAGTCACTGCGCGTGCTCGTCGCGCAACTCCGCAAAAAAATTGAACCTGGCCCTGAGCCGCGCTACATCGTAAATGAGCCCTGGGTGGGATATCGCTTTCAAATCGAAGAAAAGCAGCCGTAGTTGACCGCCTATATTGCTTTCCTTAACGAACTTC
This is a stretch of genomic DNA from Edaphobacter acidisoli. It encodes these proteins:
- a CDS encoding response regulator transcription factor; protein product: MPDQVAQKILVVDDEPQITRVLRSSLVSNGYEVQTAQDGLAALEKIAEWTPDIVITDLAMPRMDGVELCSEIRAHSNVPIIVLSVREQEAVKVRALDAGADDYITKPFGIQELLARVRAHARRQKHASIDHLDAPLSVGGFLIDKGRHRVEINGREIRLSPKEFDLLLYMAQRPGRVLTHRMLLTAIWGPYATEQPESLRVLVAQLRKKIEPGPEPRYIVNEPWVGYRFQIEEKQP
- a CDS encoding AMP-binding protein, coding for MRPHLASLVDEFRQHAADTAVVAHHGNRSYRTTYGELAEIAGRFAAELIRRGVQSGDRVLVWGENSAEWIGVFFGCLLRGVVAVPLDAAGSREFARRVVADTSPRLIAGDRNLIEMLDTDVPRECFAGLTSRLPSQPQFAVSETVNQSTPFQIVFTSGTTSEPKGIIHTHRNVLVSLQPIEDEIARYRKYERWVHPLRFLHTLPLSHVFGQFMGLWIPASLGAELHFSTHLEPAHMIELIHEERISALIALPRVIELLRTHLVVRFDSLNQDLMQSDELPVVKRWWKFRHVHRAFGWKFWAIISGGATLSNELEAFWNTLGFALIQGYGMTETAALVTLNHPFKIGRGTIGKALPGREVRIGDDGQILVRGEMLSQYTWQHGAMQARANEWLATGDLGAQEKSGELRFLGRKGDVIVTSSGMNIYPADLEAALNRQPGMRGCAVVSCVLHGSPEPAAVLIFSGDDHAMRDAVTQANRSLAPYQQIRYVLRWPDLSFPFTSTGKLLRRQVAKWATAALVAQEAGNVVASDDALRQIIAEVTGMAATVAGDHQRLTEDFHLDSLGRVQLQSIIEQRLGSEVDDASLASAETLGDLRSLIDLTACAITPEQAKDVAAKADLRGAPKDFAYSKWPWMWPVQLVRVMFIESLMRPLIWFLAKPSVECASALPDGPVLVIANHITAYDGALVLYALPGKLRRRMTIAMAAELLEDMHHGRNQGNALLNLLARVGYWLLRALFNVFALPRSSGFRRSFAHAGSAMDHGYSVLIFPEGVRSDDGTLQPFRAGSGLLTQQSRVPVVPVELIGLGEMLRAHRWFRSGKLKIRVGAPIPLDLDADPAEITKRFERYFQHLR
- a CDS encoding glycerol-3-phosphate dehydrogenase/oxidase translates to MSIGRSERLREIDQTAQWDVLVVGGGASGLGTAVEAASRGYRTLLLERDDFAKGTSSRSTKLVHGGVRYLEQMNFTLVLDALRERGYMLRNAPHLVHKLGFIVPLYSYFGVPYYGFGLKMYEWLSGKLSFGPSQVLSRGETLERLPTVTSAELKGGILYQDGQFDDARYAITLMRTLEDLGGVALNYAQVIGLLKSGEKITGVRVRDCESSQEFDVQAKVVVNATGAFTEQMLRMDAPTGRHMLSISQGTHFVLPRKFLPSGNAMMVPKTADGRVLFAIPWHEHLVVGTTDVAVPASSSEPRATEGETTFLSEHIHRYLGQTVQPSDVLSMWSGLRPLVRNGNESTSKLSRDHRVIVSESGLVTVTGGKWTTYRRMGEDTVNHAAQVAGLAAAPSTTSTLRLHGWAEPDAAVEESERVYGADLPAVRALGDSEAELNELLHPKLPYRKFEVIWAARQEQARTVEDVLARRTRALFLNASAAIEAAPEVARLLARELGRDDESRERDLARFRETAEGYIYRG
- a CDS encoding DUF4118 domain-containing protein — its product is MNRRLILQLIRYGFVTAMVGCIVIVYFRLTHVNPTTVALTFLLGILFVANRLGLRYSVYMSVLAAVAFNYFFLPPIGQLTIADSQNWVALIAFLVAGVLASHLSERARREANTSDRRRREVEQLYDFSQQLLTADQVSDVLNKAPGQISATFRNEAVCIYLCDRDRVYRSSSDAGAISKEELRDIADRKETRSDEVRNVCIAPVSLGVRSIGAIGISGNIPSRETIDALGSLIALAVERSNTAERLARTEATQESERLRSALLDSVTHELRTPLTAITASITSLRSGMVQDANLREEMLVVIEEESMRLNHLISQAVEMAQLDARHVQLHIESLQLSDVVQDAVAECRTLLEDHPVEINLSPQLPAVSMDINWIRKVLHHLLENAAKYSDSGKPIFITAEVKDSFVMTSVADRGAGIDDLDKALIFDKFFRGQSQRYRVQGTGMGLAIVKAIIEAHGGKVEVTSQLGLGSVFSFTLPVA
- a CDS encoding universal stress protein, whose translation is MVPEADNAPFNRETPEQWLEKIAPEKRKGLFKIFLGYAPGVGKTYSMLSEAIRRHERGEDVVIGIVETHGRIRVGELASQLEIIPRRKVEFRGTIFEEMDVDAILTRNPQVVLIDELAHTNVEDGKRKRYEDVLKILDAKIDVLSTVNIQHIESVASTVQNLTGITVRETIPDWILGKADEVVMVDLTPEALQTRLRRGDVYPVDRAERALTNFFRRGNLIALRELALQHVTRAVDRSLDEYVSKKKLGTHWAVHERVVVCISSSPAAQQLIARGARMAEATGGDLFALHVDTGHTPSPEKAASLASNQRFAKELKAETIEVRGKSIPLAIAEFVREKRATQVILGRSAIHGLQKYLYYWELHRLLENAPFVDVHIITQE
- a CDS encoding Crp/Fnr family transcriptional regulator, coding for MNGGANKVKVLQRTKLFHGSSEEELSWIAKRAIEHHLKAGEMLFFSGEEARGLFIVANGRVRAFQQNADGREQVMHVDSAGATIGDVPVFDGEPYPASAIAEVDTKILFIDKRDIRQFCLEHPAFALRALKLMAERVRKHARLVKVLSFHEVGQRLALLLLAEAQQASMSCKGGNITFKLDLSNHEIATRIGTVRDVVSRALTRLQSDGLISVKVRDITVPDIRALKRYAENN
- a CDS encoding glycerol-3-phosphate responsive antiterminator, with translation MSIRVKAEKSSIPHDKHLWDEIVHESRIIAAVRSAEMLALALDSPVRIIYLLFGNPMNIAGMIASVRERGKLPLVNADLLQGFSRDASAVEYLAHCGAAGIISTHHETLRAARARGLISVLRTFVIDSAAVEAGQRFLANFQPDVIELLPAIAAPLVLERIRAAHPGLFVIAGGLLSDLRQVDDLVKAGVDAVSLSDPALWIL